The Candidatus Neomarinimicrobiota bacterium DNA segment TCTGCGCGGCGTTTCCATGGCGCGCGAGCCGCTGGATATCGTCGCCGCACACTTCGGGGCGGCGGTGGGGCGGGTGGCGCTCAAGACTTTTGGCTGACAGGCGGCAATGCCATCGTCGGTGCCAAACTCGGCGACCAGGGGTTCCAGCCAGCCGGGGGTCACTTCTGTGTCGTTGTTGAGCAAAACCACAATATCGCCAGGGGCCTCTTTGATGCCCAGGTTATTGCCGCCACTGTAGCCCAGATTCGTACTGCTGGGGATAACCCGGACAGTAGGATAGTGCTCGGCCACAAAGGCGACGCTGCCATCGCTTGACCCGTTGTCCACCATCAGGGTGTCCATATGTTTGTAGGTCGTCCGGGCCAGTGCGCTGAGGCAGGTCTGCAAAAATGCCAGGCCGTTGTAATTGACGATGATGACGCTGACGGCAGGTTGGGGCGGGAGGGTCAAGGTGACGCGGTCAATTCTGGGCCTGCGGGCCGGGGGCTGTTGCGTCTTGGGTGCGGCGCGTCAGGGCGTCTCAGCGCCGCCTGAGGCAGACTCCGCCTGGAGCTCATTCAGGAGCTGGCGAGCGCCCTTATCCTGGGCATTGAAACTCAGCCACTCCCGCAGTACTCGTGCGGCGTCAGGGTTGCGCTCTTGAGAGCGGTAGAACTGCACCAGCGAACCCACTACCTCACCATCACGGGGATAGAGGGAATACAGGTTACTAAAAATTGTTTCGGCAGCCTTATCATCGTTCAAGACTCTGGTGTACATGCTGCCAACCCAAAGATAATCTTGGGGTGTCCGCAAAAATTCTTGTGGAAGTTCAGTAATACGCCGCCGCAGTTCCACGCTATCTCCCGCTTCGCCATAGAGCTCGCTCACCTGTTGGTAAAGGCGCTTATTTGTTATGGGAATGACGCTCTCCGGAATAAGGGCGGCAAGGGTATCCAGATACAGTTGCGCCACATCCGGCTCCCCGCGAACCACGCCATCCACCACCAGTTGCAGGAAATTGGCGCGCAGATTTTGCATCAGGCGCTGAATATTGGGGTTGTAGTAAACGGAGGGGTCGTTCAGATTGCGGTAGCGGTAGGTGTCCAGAAGATTTTCTCGCAACTTCTCCAGGTTGATGCGAGTCACGGGCGTTGGCATGAGCTCAAACACCAGTCCCTGCATCTCCAAATACTTGTCCAGACCGATCTTGTTTTCAGGGGCGACAGTGACCGCAAAGTAGATCGGCCGGGTCCAGTTAAGGTCCTTGATGAGTTGCACGATCATCCGGTCCTGTGTACGAATATACCGGCCA contains these protein-coding regions:
- a CDS encoding glycosyltransferase family 2 protein, which translates into the protein MTLPPQPAVSVIIVNYNGLAFLQTCLSALARTTYKHMDTLMVDNGSSDGSVAFVAEHYPTVRVIPSSTNLGYSGGNNLGIKEAPGDIVVLLNNDTEVTPGWLEPLVAEFGTDDGIAACQPKVLSATRPTAAPKCAATISSGSRAMETPRR